The Achromobacter spanius genome includes the window CGTGCCGGACCCCTTGCCGTGGGAGCTGGGCTGGCTGGGTGTGTTCGGCGTGCTGCCGCTGGCGGCCGGCCTGTTGCTGGGTCGGCGAGATCCGCCGGGCGCGGGTGGCGCGGGGCATGGCCCGGGCGGTGGCTCGGGCGGTGGCTCGGGTAGCGGCCCGGGTGGAGGATCGGGCAGCGCTTCCGGCCTCGGTGCGCAGAAGCCCGCCGGCCGGCTTGCCGCCGTGCTGGCCGTGACCATCACGACAGCGGCGGCGCTGAACATCTACCCGCTGTCGGCGCCGGCGCAGGACACGTCGGTGGTGGTACTGCGCCCCGGCGCCAGCGCCTCCCATCTGCTGGCGGCGTTGGACGGAACGCCAGCCCGGATCATGTGGAGCGACGCATCAGGCGGCGTCTGGGTGCTGGCGGACGCGCCAGGCGCCACGCTGTTGTCGCTGTTCAACGCGGGGGCGCTGTATGTCAGCGGCGCCAGCGCACCCGCCGGATGCTCGGCATGGGTGGCCGCACCAAGCTCTCCGCGCGCTCAGGAACGGCGTTTGCTGTAAGAAGCCGCGGCTTGCGCCGCCACAGGCATCACCCGCACGGCGTGGGCGGGCTCCGTCAACACACGTCTTCGGATACAGGATCAGCCATGGCCTCCCTTACCACCCCTCCCGCTTCCCAAGCTGCGCGGCTGCCGTTGACGCCCGGCGCGACAATCTCATCCCGGCTATCGCTGGGCCTGCTGTTGGCTGCCCTCTTCTGGGCGGTGGCCGGCGGCCTGCTGCTCACCCTGTGGTTAGCGTCGCAGTTGCTGGCATAGCCCGCACGCGGCAAGCAGCGAACAGAGGCGCCCGGGGAGCCCCGGGCCCATACACGCAGACGGCGAAAAGGGCTGCAACGGGGCTGCAACGGGGCTGCAACGGGGCTGCAATTCACCTACGCAGCCATCTTGCGGCAGCTCTCCGCGCAGCGCCGGCATGTCGCGGCGCAATCTTCCATGCCGTCCATGCCTTCGCAACTGTCCGCGCAGGCCGCGCATAGGTCCGCGCACGCGCCGCAGACGCGGGTGTGCTGCGGTACGCCGATCATCATCGTGTGCGCCGCCGTTCGGCAAATTTCGGCGCAGGCCATCATCAGTTTGAAATGCGCTGGGGCAACGTGCTCACCCCCCGCCTCCAGGCAGTGGTTCGCTGCCGTCTGCAGGCAACGGCGATAGCAGGCCAGGCAGCTATCAATGCAGGTTTCCATGTCTTGGTTGACGGCGGTCATGGTCGATCTCCTTGTAAGCGTGTCCCGGAATGGGCCGGCAAGGCCCGCAATCCGCATGCCCGCCGCCGCAGCCGGCTACACCGTATCGGTGTCCGCCAAGGGGCTGTCCGTCAAGACGGCCAGGCCGCGCAGTTGCTGATAGGCCGCCTCCCACTGGCCCACGGCCGCGCGCAGCCGCCCGGTTTCCTCTGGTGACGCGCCACCGGTCGCGATTTCGTCGCCCGCCAGGATGATGCGCTCGCGCAGCAGGCGCGCGGCGGACCACAAGGCGTCGTCGACGGCTTCCGCGTGCGCGGCGTGCAAGGATTGGGACGAAAACGCGTGTCCGGTATGGCAGCGGTAGCGCACCGGCAAGCCCGAATCCACCCGCCACACTGCGCCTCCGCATTCGGGGCAGGTCAGCCCTGCCTGGCGCCCGATGCGTTCCAGCACGGAGGCGGACGACTGCCCGGTTTCCGTCATGCGGGATTCGGCGCGCAAGACCTCCGGCGGACCGGACTGCGTGGCGGAACGCGGGCCGACCGTGGTCTTCACCGCCGCCGCCATCGCTTCGCCAATCTGCTGCAAGGGCAACACCTGCGCCGACGGTACCGCCGCGATCGCGTTGGCGGGCATGTCCTCGGCGACGCTGTCAGCCGGGTCTTGCACGATGGCGACCCCGCCGCACGCCTTCACGGATTTCAGTCCGGCCGCGCCGTCATCCAGTCGGCCGGTCAGCACAATACCCACCACGCGCGGCCCGTAGTGCACGGCCGCGGATCGAAACAGCGGATCCGCCGCCGGCCGTGTAAAGTTCTCCTTCGGCCCGCGCGTCAACACCGTGCTGTCATGCTGCAGGATCAGGTGCCTGTCGGGCGGCGCCACGTAGACGACACCCTGAGCAAAGGGTTCACCGTCATTCGCATGCTGCACCCGCCAACGGGTACGGCGTTGCAACAGGGTCGGCAACACGCTGCGGTAGCCGTCCACATGCATGGCCACGAATATGGACGCCGGCAAGGAAGGATCCAGATCGCCCAGCATCACCTCCAGCGCGGCCAGGCCGCCCGTGGATACCGCCACGACCACCACGTCTCGGTTCTGCATCATGTGCCCCTGAATGTGACCCGGAATGTGCCTGACGAATGTGCCTGACGAATGTGCCTGACGGATGTGCGCGACATGCGCGCGCTAGCGTCCGAACTCATTGGTCTTGTGTCCACCAGAGCCCGCCTTGCCGCCCGGAATCTGGCCGTCCGGCGCGGGGTTGGCGGACGATCCTTTGACGGTGCCCTGGCCTTGCACCGGCTGAGACGGCTTTTCTCCTTGCGGCGCTTGCGGAACGGTGGGCGGCGGACCGGAGGGATCGCCTCGGGAGGGCGCGGGCGCCCCGCTGTCCGGCGCCGGTCCCTTGGGTGCGGGTGTGCCGGAAGGCGGGGGACCGCCCTGCCCGGCCGGCCCGGCGGGGCCACCGGCCGATTGCGCGAAGCCGACGCTGCTCCACGCCAGGCCAGCAGCCAAGGTCACGGCCAACAGCGGCGCCGCGCAAGACAAACCATGCCGAGGATGTCTCATGTTTATCTCCTGACCAAAAGGTTGTGTTCCGCGCGAGGGCCGACGGCCCTCGCCCGCTGTCATGGTTTGCTGCGCGAACCCGCACCCCGATTGCGCTGGCTCTGCTGGTCTTGGCCCGTGCCGATCTGCGTGACGTGCCCTTCTTTCTTGGTCCGGTTCTGCGTGTCGCCGTGGCTGGCTTGCGCCTCGCGGGGCGTGTCGCCGGACGAAGGGTTGGGTTTGGTGTCTTTGGGTTTCATCGCAATGCTCCCTTTAACGGTTTGGACCTTGGCAAGCAGCAAGCGGCATTCCTGGAAATAGTCCGGTATAGCGAGCGCGGACAGCACCATTCATGGCTACAGCGCCACACAAGTATGTAGATTTTTCCGTCAGGGACACAGCGCGTTTCAGCATGCTAAGGTCGTCGAATATCATCACGGCTTTCCACCAATTCGGATAAACATGTCCCCAGCCAGCACCGCGTTTGTCGTAGGAATCGGCGCCTCCGCCGGAGGCGTTGAAGCGCTGGAGCATTTTTTTGCCGGCATTCCGCCTTCTCCAAACATGAGCTTCATCGTCGTGACTCATTTGGGAAGCGGGCGTACCAGCCATATGCCGGACATCATCGGGCGCCATACGGCCCTGCCGGTACACAGCGCGCAAGACGACATGCTGGTCGAGAACAACCAGATCTACGTGCTGGCCGCGGATGCCGATATTTCGCTCAGCCAGGGCCGGATCAAGGTTGCAGCCACGGCAGGCGCCCGCAAGGGACGGCGGCCTATCGATCAGTTCTTTACCTCGCTTGCCAAGGATTACGGCGCACGCGCCGTGGGCGTTGTGCTGTCCGGCAGCGACTCCGATGGCACCCTGGGGCTGAAAGCCATCAAGGAGTACGGTGGTATCACCATGGCGCAGACGTCCAATGGAAACGGGCCCGCCTATGAAGAGATGTCGGGCAGCGCCATCAGTGCGGGCATCATCGACTTTGCCCTGCCCGCCGAAGAGATGGGCGCGCGCCTGCACCAGCTTGATGCCGACTTCGACCTGCCCTTCGGCCCCATGGCCGAGGATGAAGACAGCGGCGCCGTAGCGCCCGAAATGGAAAACATCAAGTCGGAAATCTACGAACTGCTGCTGACCGAGGCTGTGTGAAAACTCTTTGACGCCGCTACGGTGATGTAGATAGAGTTTGGTATCTCGATCCCGGGAGTCGACATGCCCCGCTTCATCGAAGGTCAGGACCGGCATCAGGTAGCGTTGATCCCGGAATGCCTGGATGACTTCATCGCCGACGACAACCCGGTGCGCATAATCGACGCATTCGTCGAAGAGCTCAACCTGGCAGTGCTCGGATTTGAGAAGTCGGCGCCAGCAGCTACCGGCCGCCCGTCGTACCACCCGGCCGTGCTGCTGAAGATCTACATCTACGGCTACTTAAATCGGGTCCAGTCCAGTCGTCGACTCGAGCGAGAGTGCCAACGCAATGTCGAACTGATGTGGTTGGTCGGCCGTCTGGCGCCAGACTTCAAGACCATCGCGGATTTTCGCCGTGACAATGGCTCGGGCATTCGCAACGTTTGCCGGCGGTTTCTTGCCGTATGCCGAGATCTCAAGCTATTCAGCCAAGCCCTGGTTGCCGTTGATGGAAGCAAGTTCAAGGCAGTCAACACGCGCGACAAGAACTTCACGGCTGCCAAGATTGATAAACGTCAGCACCAGATTGAGGAGAGCATCCATCGCTATCTGGCGGCGCTCGACACTGCGGACCGAACGCAACCTGTCGAGATCGAGGCCCGCACCGATCGGCTCAACGACAAGATCGAACGTCTGCGCAAGCAAATGCGCGCGCTGGATGGCGTCAAGGAAAGGCTCAAAGATAGTCCAGACGGTCAGTTGTCGGTGACTGACCCGGATGCCCGCTCGATGGCTACCAGTGGCCGGGGCTCGGGGATGGTCGGCTACAACGTGCAGATGGTTGTCGAAGCCAAGCACCATCTGATCGTCGCGCACGAAGTGACGAACCGAGGACACGACAGGGACTCATTGGCATCGATGACACAAGCCGCGCGGGAGGCGATGGGCAAGAAGCGACTGCGCGCGATTGCCGATCGCGGCTACTACAGCGCGCCTCAGATCAAGGCATGTGCAGAGACAGGTATTGATGCGATCTTGCCCAAGCCGACCACTTCCAATGCCAAGGCAGAAGGCCGCTTCGACCGTTCGGACTTCATGTACATCGCGAAGGACGACGAGTATCAGTGCCCTGCGGGCCAGCGCGCCATCCACCGGTTTACGCGAGAGGAGAATGGTCTTCAATTGCGGCGCTACTGGAGTAGTGCCTGCCCACAATGCGCTATGAAGGAGCGATGCACTCCTAGCGCGTATCGGCGCATCAGTCGATGGGAACATGAGGCCGTGCTTGAGGCGGCGCAGCGCCGTCTCGACCGAATGCCAGAAGCGATGAAGGTGCGGCGGCGCACAGTGGAACATGTGTTCGGCACGTTCAAGCATTGGATGGGCTATACACACTTCCTAACTCGTCGCTTGGGCAATGTGGGCACGGAAATGAGCTTGAATGTACTGGCCTATAACCTCAAGCGGGTGATGCGCATCCTAGGCTTCCAGCAAACGATGAAAGCGATACTGTCGATGGGGGGCTGAGCCCTTCATGTGACCAATGACGCACTTCATATCGTATCCGCGCCGCTCAAACGGCCTTCAGGGAGTCTCGCGTCGAAAAATCGAAGTGAAGACCGCTCAAGTTGATGCGGTCCAGGTGAATTCGCTGTGGTCGTTAGGGCGAGATGAGTTTCCACACAGCCTCGACCCGGACCGGCCACGATTTCAGCGGCTATAAAAGCAAGACCTTCATGCGCCGCGTGCATCGCCGCATGAAGGTCAACCAGTCCGAAACGCTGGAGGGCTATCTTGAATTCCTGCGCCAGACGCCGCAGGAAGCGGGCGCCCTGTTCCGCGATCTGCTGATCAGCGTGACGGATTTCTTTCGCGATCCCGATGCCTTCGAGGCCCTTTCGCAGCAAGTCATCCCGCAGTTGCTTGAAGGCCGTGGCGTGGCGGATACGGTCAGGGTGTGGGTGCCCGGTTGCGCCACCGGCGAAGAGGTCTATTCGCTGGCTATCCTGCTGCGCGAGCAGATGGACAAGATGGACCTGCCGCCGCGCGTGCAGTTGTTCGCCACCGATATCGACGAACGCGCGCTCAGCGTCGCGCGGGCCGCGCGCTATCCCGCCGCATTGCTCGATAGCGTGACACCCGAACGACGCGAGCGCTTCTTCATCGCCGACGGCGAAAGCTATATCGTCAGCAAACAGGTGCGGGAACTCTGCATTTTTTCGCCGCACAACGTGCTGCGCGATCCGCCCTTTTCCCGTATTGACCTGGTGTCCTGCCGCAACCTGCTGATCTATTTCGGCGGCAACATCCAAAAGCAGGTGATCCCGACGTTCCACTATGCGCTGCGCAGCGGCGGCTATCTGTTCCTGGGCATGTCGGAAAACACCACGCAGTTTTCCGACATGTTCGGCTCCGTCGATAAAAAGCATCGCATCTTCCAGCGCCGCAGCGACATCGGCGTTCGGCCTCGCCCCCATTTCAGTTTGCCCTCCACCGGCATCCCGAACGCCCAGGACTTGCTGCAACGCCGTGTGCCGCCAAGCTCAGCAGGGCTGCGCCAATCCATCGACTCGCAAGTGCTGGGACAGCATGCGCCGCCGCACGTGCTCGTCAACAAGGACGGCGACGTGGTGTATTACTCCGGCCGCACCGGCAAGTACCTGGAAGCGGCCGCGGGCGTGCCCACGCGGCAGATCCTGGCGCTGGCCCGCAAAGACCTGCGCCTGGACCTGCGTGCCTTGCTCAGCGACGCCATGGCCAGCGGAGCGGCCGCCACGCGCCGCAACGTGGCAATAGAGGGCGACGACGGGCGCGTCCAGCTGCTGCGCCTGACGGTCGACCCGCTGCTCGACAACCGCGAAGGCGAACCCCTGTACCTGGTGCTGTTCGCAGATGACGGCCCGCCGGTCAGCCGTGAAGAAGCAAACACCTATCTGCATGCCAAACAGTCGGGCATGACCGAGCAGATCGAAAGCGAACTGCGCGAAACTCGCGACCGCCTGCAATCGACCATCGAAGAATACGAAACCGCGCTCGAGGAATTGAAGTCGTCGAATGAAGAACTGGTGTCGGTGAACGAAGAGTTGCAGTCGTCCAACGAAGAATTGGAAGCATCCAAGGAAGAACTGGTGTCGCTCAATGAAGAGCTGCACACCGTGAATGCAGAACTGCAAGGCAAGGTGGATGAGCTTGATCGCAGCAACAGCGACCTGCACAACCTGTTTGATAGCACCGCCTTCGCGACGCTGTTCCTGGACGGCAACCTGGTCATCCGCAGCTTCACGCCACCGGTCTGTGAAGTCTTCCGGATCTTGCCCAGCGACCGCGGCCGCCCCATCACTGACCTGGCCAGCCGGGTGCCACTACCCTCGTTCGCGCAAGACATCCAAGAGGTGTTCCGCGCGCAGACCATCATTGAACGCCGCATCGACGCCAGTGGCGATGCCAAGCAGTATCTGCTGCGCCTGGCGCCCTACCGCGATTCCAACAACCGCGTGGATGGCGTCGTGGTCACCTTCATCGACATCACGCAGATCACGCAGGCTGAAAAACGGCACCGCATCCTGATCGCCGAACTTCAGCATCGCACCCGCAATTTGCTGGCGCTGGTGCAGAGCATTGCGTTTCGCACGCTGGGCCGTGGCGAACCGTTTGATCGTCTGAACAGCCGGCTGTCGGCACTGAGCCGCGTGCAGGGTTTGTTAAGCGACGTTTCGCCCGAGGCCATCGATTTCGCGGAAATCGTACGCCGCGAACTTGACGCGGTGGGACACGGGCAGCATGTCTCGGTGCAAGGCGAAACCACCTTCATCAGCGCGGAATGCAGCCAGTCGCTTGCCTTGGCGTTGCATGAACTAGGCACCAACGCCGTCAAGCATGGCGCCTTGAAACACGCGGGTGGCGAACTTGCCGTGCACTGGCACACGCAAACGCAGGACGACGAGAAAACGCTGGTCATCGACTGGCGGGAATCCGGCCTGCCCACGCCCCCGGACGCAGACCGCAGGGGCTATGGACGCGAACTGATCGAACAGGCCCTGGGTTTCACCCTGCAAGCACGCACCACCATGGACTTCCAGCCGGACGGCCTTCGTTGCCGCATCGAAGTGCCGCTACGCGGATCATTCAAAACCAACGCGGCACTGAATACGAGGGACCAAGATGGCTGAATCTCTGCCTCTGTCTTCGTGTCGATTATTGATCATCGAAGACGAATACGTCATTGCCGAAACACTGGCCGAGGCGCTGCGTGAAGCAGGCGCCAACATCGTCGGCGTGATCGGATGGCTGGATGAAGCAACGCGCTTTGCCAGCAGCCATGCCGACGAGTTCAACTGCGCGGTGGTGGACATCAACCTGCACGGCGCGCTGTCGTACCCGCTGATCGACATGCTGTCCTCGCAAGGAGTACACGTCGTACTGTTGACGGGCTTTGGCGTGGAGGCGCTGGAAGCGGCTTACCGCGAACTTCCGCGTTGTGAAAAGCCATTCAATCAGGACAGGCTTATCGGCATGCTCTGCTCCAAATTCGGCGCATAGCAGCATTCAATCCGGTATACCCAATCCGGTATAGCCCACTCGGCACAACATTTGCTGCCCGTCCCCAGTCCAACCCTGCGGAGGCGGTATGTTGAGTTACTGGATTGCGCAGATGCGCGCGCTGTCGGACCACCCCATTGCGCTATGGCTGATTGCCGCAGCGGTGGCTGCGGCTGTTTTTCTCTTGCTGATGGTGGCCTTCCGCTTGGTGCGCACGCGCCTGGAACGGCGGGCCGACATGCCCGGCCAGACCTGGGCGGCGTCCACGCTCCGGGTCATGCAGCGCACCAGCTGGATCCTGCTGGCCATATTCTCTTTGCTGATCGGCATCGATGTGGCGGGCGCGCCCTTCCCCTGGAGCGAAGGCGGCGCGCAGCATCTCTGGTTCGTGCTGATCGCCCTGCAACTGGCGCTGTGGCTGGACCGCGCCGTGGACGTGGGTTTAAGCCGCGCGATGCCGGCGCGGGGCACGGTGACGGCCACCTTGCTCAGCTTCCTGCTGCGCGCCCTGGTGTGGGTCATA containing:
- a CDS encoding DUF2243 domain-containing protein, with protein sequence MTAASASATAVLPRRRPWAGLLLGFGMGGFFDGILLHQILQWHHLLSGFGAGGGSSALADLRVQVVADGVFHALMYAVAAAGLWSLYRSRGASAPPRRALLASFLVGFGAWHVIDAVLSHWLIGLHRLRMDVPDPLPWELGWLGVFGVLPLAAGLLLGRRDPPGAGGAGHGPGGGSGGGSGSGPGGGSGSASGLGAQKPAGRLAAVLAVTITTAAALNIYPLSAPAQDTSVVVLRPGASASHLLAALDGTPARIMWSDASGGVWVLADAPGATLLSLFNAGALYVSGASAPAGCSAWVAAPSSPRAQERRLL
- a CDS encoding four-helix bundle copper-binding protein gives rise to the protein MTAVNQDMETCIDSCLACYRRCLQTAANHCLEAGGEHVAPAHFKLMMACAEICRTAAHTMMIGVPQHTRVCGACADLCAACADSCEGMDGMEDCAATCRRCAESCRKMAA
- a CDS encoding chemotaxis protein CheB: MMQNRDVVVVAVSTGGLAALEVMLGDLDPSLPASIFVAMHVDGYRSVLPTLLQRRTRWRVQHANDGEPFAQGVVYVAPPDRHLILQHDSTVLTRGPKENFTRPAADPLFRSAAVHYGPRVVGIVLTGRLDDGAAGLKSVKACGGVAIVQDPADSVAEDMPANAIAAVPSAQVLPLQQIGEAMAAAVKTTVGPRSATQSGPPEVLRAESRMTETGQSSASVLERIGRQAGLTCPECGGAVWRVDSGLPVRYRCHTGHAFSSQSLHAAHAEAVDDALWSAARLLRERIILAGDEIATGGASPEETGRLRAAVGQWEAAYQQLRGLAVLTDSPLADTDTV
- a CDS encoding chemotaxis protein CheB; the protein is MSPASTAFVVGIGASAGGVEALEHFFAGIPPSPNMSFIVVTHLGSGRTSHMPDIIGRHTALPVHSAQDDMLVENNQIYVLAADADISLSQGRIKVAATAGARKGRRPIDQFFTSLAKDYGARAVGVVLSGSDSDGTLGLKAIKEYGGITMAQTSNGNGPAYEEMSGSAISAGIIDFALPAEEMGARLHQLDADFDLPFGPMAEDEDSGAVAPEMENIKSEIYELLLTEAV
- a CDS encoding IS1182 family transposase; the protein is MPRFIEGQDRHQVALIPECLDDFIADDNPVRIIDAFVEELNLAVLGFEKSAPAATGRPSYHPAVLLKIYIYGYLNRVQSSRRLERECQRNVELMWLVGRLAPDFKTIADFRRDNGSGIRNVCRRFLAVCRDLKLFSQALVAVDGSKFKAVNTRDKNFTAAKIDKRQHQIEESIHRYLAALDTADRTQPVEIEARTDRLNDKIERLRKQMRALDGVKERLKDSPDGQLSVTDPDARSMATSGRGSGMVGYNVQMVVEAKHHLIVAHEVTNRGHDRDSLASMTQAAREAMGKKRLRAIADRGYYSAPQIKACAETGIDAILPKPTTSNAKAEGRFDRSDFMYIAKDDEYQCPAGQRAIHRFTREENGLQLRRYWSSACPQCAMKERCTPSAYRRISRWEHEAVLEAAQRRLDRMPEAMKVRRRTVEHVFGTFKHWMGYTHFLTRRLGNVGTEMSLNVLAYNLKRVMRILGFQQTMKAILSMGG
- a CDS encoding CheR family methyltransferase; translation: MSFHTASTRTGHDFSGYKSKTFMRRVHRRMKVNQSETLEGYLEFLRQTPQEAGALFRDLLISVTDFFRDPDAFEALSQQVIPQLLEGRGVADTVRVWVPGCATGEEVYSLAILLREQMDKMDLPPRVQLFATDIDERALSVARAARYPAALLDSVTPERRERFFIADGESYIVSKQVRELCIFSPHNVLRDPPFSRIDLVSCRNLLIYFGGNIQKQVIPTFHYALRSGGYLFLGMSENTTQFSDMFGSVDKKHRIFQRRSDIGVRPRPHFSLPSTGIPNAQDLLQRRVPPSSAGLRQSIDSQVLGQHAPPHVLVNKDGDVVYYSGRTGKYLEAAAGVPTRQILALARKDLRLDLRALLSDAMASGAAATRRNVAIEGDDGRVQLLRLTVDPLLDNREGEPLYLVLFADDGPPVSREEANTYLHAKQSGMTEQIESELRETRDRLQSTIEEYETALEELKSSNEELVSVNEELQSSNEELEASKEELVSLNEELHTVNAELQGKVDELDRSNSDLHNLFDSTAFATLFLDGNLVIRSFTPPVCEVFRILPSDRGRPITDLASRVPLPSFAQDIQEVFRAQTIIERRIDASGDAKQYLLRLAPYRDSNNRVDGVVVTFIDITQITQAEKRHRILIAELQHRTRNLLALVQSIAFRTLGRGEPFDRLNSRLSALSRVQGLLSDVSPEAIDFAEIVRRELDAVGHGQHVSVQGETTFISAECSQSLALALHELGTNAVKHGALKHAGGELAVHWHTQTQDDEKTLVIDWRESGLPTPPDADRRGYGRELIEQALGFTLQARTTMDFQPDGLRCRIEVPLRGSFKTNAALNTRDQDG
- a CDS encoding response regulator, producing the protein MAESLPLSSCRLLIIEDEYVIAETLAEALREAGANIVGVIGWLDEATRFASSHADEFNCAVVDINLHGALSYPLIDMLSSQGVHVVLLTGFGVEALEAAYRELPRCEKPFNQDRLIGMLCSKFGA